A DNA window from Halomonas zincidurans B6 contains the following coding sequences:
- a CDS encoding TetR/AcrR family transcriptional regulator, translating into MTLVNASPRRKELVRIAARLFVEEGFDRTTVRMLSQAMGIKSGSLFHHFSDKQAILRAVIETGMQHALTLARGSLAEAGCSPEVRLDALARAHLETLLTERNAHVVALYEWRRLDDASRDHLIHLRDAYESLWQKVVDEALEAGLIHGDRLLVRRFLLGALNWTVRWYDPAGPRSPQALAGELLAMLTGRALAAAQTETR; encoded by the coding sequence ATGACTTTAGTGAACGCCTCACCTCGTCGCAAGGAGTTGGTCCGGATTGCCGCTCGTCTGTTCGTCGAAGAGGGCTTCGACCGGACCACGGTGCGCATGCTGTCCCAGGCGATGGGGATCAAGTCGGGCAGCCTGTTTCACCATTTCAGCGACAAGCAGGCGATTCTCCGCGCGGTGATCGAGACCGGCATGCAGCATGCGCTGACGCTGGCGCGTGGTTCGCTGGCCGAGGCCGGATGCTCGCCCGAGGTGCGCCTCGACGCGCTGGCGCGGGCGCACCTCGAGACGTTGTTGACCGAGCGCAATGCGCATGTCGTGGCGCTCTATGAATGGCGGCGCCTGGACGATGCCTCCCGCGATCATCTGATCCACCTGCGTGATGCCTACGAGTCGCTGTGGCAGAAGGTGGTCGACGAAGCGCTGGAGGCCGGGCTGATTCACGGCGATCGCTTGCTGGTGCGGCGTTTCCTGCTCGGCGCGCTCAACTGGACGGTGCGCTGGTACGACCCGGCAGGGCCGCGCTCGCCCCAAGCGCTGGCCGGCGAACTGCTTGCCATGCTGACCGGCCGCGCTTTGGCCGCCGCACAAACGGAGACACGCTGA